The Stieleria maiorica genome includes the window GGATCGGCCGAGGGCGTGCTGCGTCTGGGCGTGGAGATCGAAGGGGATCGTGAGCTGCGTGATCTGAAACGCAAGCTGCTGCCCGATCGAGACTTCGAATTCTTTCACGATCTGGACGGCTGTGTCGAAGACTGCTACGAGCGGTTGTTGATGCCGGCGACCGAATCATCCGTCCTGGCACAGTTGAAAGAACGCGCCGACGCGGAAGCGATCGAAGTGTTCGGAAAAAACCTGCACGAGCTTCTGATGGCACCGCCGGCCGGACCGCGGGTGACGATCGGGATTGATCCCGGATTCCGAACCGGATGCAAGGTCGCCGTGGTCGACGGGACGGGAAAGTTTCTGCAGCACGCGACGGTTTATCCCACCCCGCCCAAAAGCGACACCAAGGCCGCCGCCGACACCTTGCTGGCGTTGATCCGAAAGCACAACGTCGAACTGATCGCGATCGGCAACGGGACCGCGTCACGCGAAACCGACGCTTTCGTTTCCGACTTGATCCGCGATCACAAGTTGAACATCACCAAGGCGACCGTCAGCGAATCGGGGGCATCGATTTATTCCGCTAGCGAAGTGGCCATCAAGGAGTTCCCCGATTTGGACATCACCGTCCGCGGCGCGATCAGCATCGCCCGACGGCTGCAAGACCCGCTAGCGGAGCTGGTGAAAACCGATCCGAAATCGATCGGCGTCGGCCAGTACCAGCACGACGTCAATCAAACTCAGCTCCGCAAGTGCCTGGATCGCACGGTCGAATCCTGTGTCAATCAGGTCGGCGTCGATTTGAACATGGCCAGCGTCTCGCTGCTGTCGCACGTCGCCGGGATCGGACCCAAGTTGGCCGAACGGATCGTGGATTACCGCGACAACCACGGCCGATTCGCCAGCCGCAGCGAGCTGACGTCGGTTCCCAAATTGGGAAAGAAAGCGTTCCAGCAGGCGGCGGGATTCTTGCGGATCCGGGGCGGTGACCAACCGTTGGACCAATCCGCCGTGCACCCGGAAAGTTATTCATTGGTCCGGCGGATCGCCAAGCATCTGAAATCCGATGTGTCGGCGATCATCGGGAATCCACAAATCTGTCAAAAAGTCCGCCCCGAAGACTTTGCCGATCAAACCTTTGGCGTCGTCACGGTCCAGGATATCTTGGCGGAACTTGCCAAACCCGGGCGGGATCCACGCAGTGAGTTTCGGGCGGTGAAATTCGATGACACCGTCAGCGAAATCGGCGACGTCAAACCCAACATGGTGCTCGAAGGCGTGGTCACCAACGTGACCCACTTTGGCGCGTTCGTCGACTTGGGCGTGCACCAGGACGGCTTGATTCACATCTCCCAGCTTTCCGACCAGTTCGTTTCCGATCCCAACGCCATCGTTTCGGTCGGGGATGTTGTCAAGGTCAAGGTGCTGGAGGTCGACGTCCCACGAAAACGCATCTCATTGACGCGAAAGTTTTGACCGCGCCGCGGCCCATTGATCTATAATCTGTCCCTCCCCCAGTTACCCACCTTTTTTGAGACCCCCAATGCTCCGCAGATCTTTCGCAACGTTGCTGACTGTTTTCGCTTTTTCGGTCCTGTCCATGAGTGTTTCCGGTGCCGATGACGGCTGGACTCCTCTATTCGACGGTAAAACGCTGGACGGCTGGTCCGTTAAAAGTGGATTCGCGACCTACAAGGTCGAAGACGGCGGCGTGATCGCCGGCAAAACCGCCGCCGGCAGCCCCAACACGTTTTTGACCAGCGACAAACAGTTCGGCGATTTCGAATTGATGTTCGAAGTCAAGGTCGACGACGGACTCAATTCCGGTGTTCAAATCCGATCGCTGCTGAAAAACGTCGATGCCGAAAACTCCCACGGCGGCCGTCTGTATGGTCCCCAAGTCGAAATCGAATCAGGACCGGGACAAGCCGGCTTCATTTACGGCGAAGCGACCGGCCGTGGATGGTTGTCGCCCGAACCCCAATCGAAAGACAACTCCGTCAACCAACACGACCACTTCAAAAACGGCCAGTGGAATCAATATCGCGTGGTCGCCAAAGGCCCGAACATCAAGGTCTGGATCAACGGTGAGATGATCGCCGATTTGACCGACGAAGAAATCTACAAGACGCACCCCAAAGGCATGTTCGGGTTACAGGTCCACGGCATCGGCAAGAAGACCGAAACCTATGAAGTCCGCTGGCGCAACTTGAAGATCAAGCCGCTGTAACGTCGCCAGCGGTTCGCTGCGCCGCCACGTTCCCGGGCTCCGCCTGGGACGGGAATTTCTGGAGGCTCCGCCTCCCGTTGTGCGCCTCGGTGTGGCGGGAGCCACATCGGCAGTGCGTTCCAAGGCAGAGCCTTGGAACAAGACTGTTTCCGCAGGCGGCAAAAGCCTGGACACCAGCGCAGCTATCCCCTATCCATTTCCGCGCGGTACCAGCCGTCGGCTCGTGCGTCCACGTCGACGTGGGCGCGAAACAGCGACGAGATTCTTGTCGCCGTCAGCCCTTCTGACTTCGGCCCGTCGAATGCGATCCGGCCACAGTCCAGCAGGACGACGTGATTCATCGCCGGCGGGATCTCGTCCAGGTGGTGAGTGACCAAGACCATCGTCATGGCATCCTGCATCGTGATCGATTCCAGGATCTCCAAAAACATCGCCCGGGCGGTCATGTCCAGTCCGTTGGTCGGCTCATCGAGCACAAAGATCTTGGGCTGATGCACGATCGCCCGCGCGATCATCACGCGCCGTCGTTCGCCGGTGGACAGCGTGTCGAGCGTCCGGTGTCTCAAATCGGACATTTGGACCGTTTCGATGGCACGGTCGATGGCGTCGGCCATGGTGTGATCCACGCTGGGGCCGAATTCTTTCAGGCGTGTGGCCGTGAATCCGCTGGCGACTGCCTCGGAAACGGTCATGCGACCGGTTCGACCGAAGCTGAATTCATAGTCCAACGCCGGTGTTACGATTCCCATTTGGCGACGAAGCTTGCTGACCTCCCACTCGGATTCCCCCAAGATCCGGACCGTGCCCTGGTGCCCGCGTTTTTCCACCGAAGGGTAAAAGTCACGCGTCAACAGTTTCAGCAACGAACTCTTGCCCGACCCGTTCGGTCCCAGAACTGCGGTGTGACGTTTGCGAGGGATCCGAACCGAGACCTCCCGCAGAATCTGCGTTTGTTCTCGAAAGACAGACACGTCGTCGATTTCGATCAGTGGTGTATCCAAGGCGGGGGCATCCCCTACTGTGGTGAGTCAAAAGGGTGGGCAGGTGATTTAGAAAACAGACGCCGGGAAACCGGCGCGTCAGCCAAGCTTGTACAATATGAGCCACCGGGAACGATTCGTCGTCCCCCGTTCCACAGCAAGTAAGCCTGTTCCCCCCAACTAGCCCTCCCGATCCACCGTGAATTCCTCTCGATCGCAATTCGCTAAGTCCTTGCCGCTGACCTGCATCGCTTTGATCAGCATAAGCGTTGTCACATCAGTCACTGCCGTCTGCGAAGACGCGGCCCCCAAGCGTCCCAACGTGTTGATGATCGCCATCGACGACTTGAACGATTGGGTCGAACCGCTCGGCGGACACCCCCAAGTCAAAACGCCCGCGATGGCTCGATTGGCTTCTCGCGGGGTCACGTTCACCAACGCTCATTGCCAGGCTCCGCTGTGCAATCCCAGCCGAACGGCGATCATGACCGCGCGTCGACCGACCACGACGGGTGTCTATGGGTTGCAGCCATGGATTCGCAACGTGGACGCGCTGTCCGATCTGGTCACGATGCCACAGCACTTTAGCGCCCATGGATACAAAAGCTTGATCGGTGGCAAGATCCATCACGGTGCCAATGGGCGTCGCCATAAACCGGCCCAGGAAGCCGACGTGTGGGGGCCGCCGTCGAAGGTCGGTGCCCGGCCCAAGCAAAAGTTGATCGGGCCGACCCCCGGTGGCAACAACCCGTTGATGGACTGGGGAACGTTTCCACACAAGGATGAAGACAAAGGTGATTGGGAGGTCGCCAGTTGGGCGGTCGATCAACTCGCCGAACTGTCCAAGACTCCCGAACAACCTTTCTTTCTGGCCGCCGGTTTCTTCTTGCCCCATGTGCCCTGTTACGTGACACAAAAGTGGTACGACATGTACCCTGAGGAAACGTTGGTCATGCCGCCGATCTTGGAAGGCGATCGCGATGACACCTCGGAATCGTCCTGGTACATCCACTGGTACCTGCCCGAACCGAGGACGAGCTGGTTGCGAGAGAACAACCAACTGAAGAACCTGACGCGGTCGTACCTGGCGTCGGTCAGTTTTGTCGACAGCCAGGTCGGACGCATCTTGGACCAGTTGGACGCATCGGGTTTGGCCGACAATACCATCGTCGTGCTATGGAGCGATCACGGTTATCACATGGGCGAGAAAGCGATCTCTGGCAAGAACAGCTTGTGGCGTCACAGCACCCGTGTTCCGCTGATCATCTCCGTGCCCGATGGATTGACGGAGTTTGATGTCCCGGCAGCTGCCAAGTGCAATCAGCCCGCCGAACTGCTGGACTTGTACGCGACGCTTTCTCAATTGACCGGATTGCCGATCCCCGACGGCCAACAGGGACTCAGTTTGGTGCCGCAGCTGGTCGATCCCGACCAACCGCGCGAGCGTCCCGCGATCTGCACGCACAACGCCGGTAATCATTCGGTTTGCGACACCCGCTGGCGCTACGTGGTTTACGCCGACGGTGCGGAGGAACTGTACGATACCGTCGCTGACCCGTTCGAACACAAGAACCTATTGGCCCAGAGGAACACCACCGTTCAGCAGTCCGCGCAGTATCGCCAGGTGATCGACCGCTTGAGCGGTTATCTGCCCAAGGAAGAAGCTCCGTTGGCCCCCAACAGCGCGGCACGCATCCTGGAGAAGCGCGCCGACGGGTTCTACTGGGAAAACAAGAAGATCGTCCCGGAAGACAAACTCGACTGAGCCGGCATCACAGCGCCATCGTGTAGGCGAACGCGAGCGCACCGATCACGGGTGACTCGTCGCCGCAGCTTGAAAACTCCAGGCAATCGAGATTCCGGAATCCGTCGAGTGCGTGTTCGTGATACGCCTCTTCAGCGATCCGCTTGTAACGTGCTTTCACATCGGCGGACAGGTCGCACACGCCGCCGCCGATGATCAGCAGGTCGAAGTCGCCGATGTAGTTGAGGTCCAACAGCGTGATCCCCAGGGCGCGGGCCTGGTCATCAAACAACTCGAGCGCCAACGGATCTCCTTTGGCCGCCAGCCCGCGCAGCGTCTTGGCTTTGTCGCGTGTGGAACCTTCCGCCGCGTTCAATGGATGGTCGCTCCATTCTGGCAACGTCAACCGATATCCCAATTGGTGCGTCAGTCCGGTCAACGAGATCGCCGACTCGGCGGTGCACATCGCGTTGCCCACGCGTAGTTGTTGGTCATGTTCGTATCGAAAGGCATATGGCGGAAGCAGCACGTGCCCGGCGTGTCCGGCACGCCCCTCTTTTCCACGCACCACGCGGCCGTCTTGGACTTGCCCGCCACCGAGTCCGGTGCCGACGATCAACATGAACAGCGACGAAAGCTGCGTGGGGCCGGACGCCATCGGTCCGACGCGTTCCCACGTGAACGCACCGCTGCGAATCGAATACTCGCCGTACGCCGCCGCTTGGCCGTCGCCGATATAATGGACCGAGGCCCGTGGAGACCAGTCGCGGATTTTTTCTTCCAGTGTGGCGCGAAAGGGGAAGTTGTCCCACAGCTTCGGCGGCAGATTCGGCGTGTTCAGCAGCACACCGTCAAGCGTCGCCGGCCCCGGCGTCGCCAAACCCACATCGACGATTTGGTCGGTTGATCCGCCCAGGGCACCCAAGTGCGTTTCGATTTGGTCCAAGATCGCCTGGGCGGTACTTTGGGGACCTTCAGCCGTCCGCGATTCAAATTGCTCGGAAACCTGGACGACTTCACGTGCGTCGTTTCCGATTGCGATCGTCGTCGTCGTTCCGCCGACATCAATCCCGATACGATACTTCACCACTGCGGTCTTCCGTATGCTAGGCCAATTTCGCGGCATCGAGCGGCCACTTGCGTTCCGCGGATTGCCGACGTGATTTCAGAGGAGGCTTCCTCCGACCGATGTTTCGATTCTGTCGGCCGAAGGATTAGTAGCAAGCATATCCGTTTGCCGGAAAGTTTCCAAACCCTCCACGGTAATCGGCCCACCCAGGCGGTCGGGCGTTTTTCACCGTACGATCTCTCAATGTACGATGGCCCTTCCGGGCCGTCGTCCGCTGGACTCTCCGCGACGACCTGGAAAGGACGTCGTACAACCTCCGCGACCACCATAGAAGGATGCCGTCCATGGAAATGCCAGACACGAAAGGTCGGATTCGTCACAACTTCATTCCGTATCGTTAAAAAAGATCACCAGGTTCTTGGTCTGGCGAGCGGCGGCGACCAGATCGACTTTGCCGTCGCCGTTCAAATCACCGGCTTTTAAATCCTCCACGGCGACACGTTCCCGGGAGATCCGCGTTTCCCGCCACTCGGTTCCTGCGTCGTCCATCGGTGTAAACATCGTGATCCCTGGAACTCCCGGTTCGTTCATCGCGCGCCAGCCGACGATGATCTGATCGGAACCGACACCCAGAAAGTCGGCGACGGCGACCGCGTGTCCGTCCTTCAGGTCGTCGCTGAGCACGGGGAGCGGCGTCCAGAGTTCGCCTTTTTGGTCCGGTTGACGATACGCGGCGCTGCGTTGGCCGTGTTTGGGTTCGACCGTGGCGATGAAGCGTTTACCGCCGGGCAGCCGACCGTCGCGAATCTCACCGGCAAAGGGCTGGGTCAATTGGGTGGATTTCCAGCCGTCTCGCTGCCGGTCGAAATGCCATACGCCTTCTTTGGCTGCGATGATCAATTCCTCTTCCACATCCTCGTCCCAATTGACCGGGTGAAAATTGTGTGAAAGGTGCAGGAAATCACAGATGACCTCGTAATCCCAGGTCTGGTCGGGATCGTCGGGTTTCGAATACGCCAGCACCTTCAACCCCGGACCGTCGCCGTCCACACTGCCTTTGCCACGCAGGGGTTTGACCACCAATTGATAGTCGTCCTGGCCCACACGGACCCAATGCATACGGTGCGTGCTCGGTTCGTTGTGCAACTTGATCGCCCGCCATGGTTGGGTGCGGTCCGCCGGCGGATCCAGGTAGAAAACCGCCCCATCTTTGACGCTTTCGCGATAATTCCATTGGCCGCCGACCGCGATTTCGCACTTGCCGTCGCCGTCGATGTCACGCGCCGTCACGCAGACGTTGTCACGCTGTGTCAGGTCGCGGGCGATCACATGTTTCGTCCAACTCGGGTTCTGGTACCACTGGATCGTGTTCTTGTCGGCCAGCACGATGTCGGTTTTTCCGTCACCGTCGACGTCAGCCAATTGAATGCCATAGCCGATCTGGATCTGGTCGATTTCCACCGCTTTCCAAGCGAACTCCGGAACCGGATCGGCAAACGCGGGCGACGTGATCAAGCATAGGATCGCGAGTGAAGGTTTCCACATGATCATATTCCTCGTTGAATGAAACTTGGGGGACGCCTGCAACGAAGGGGACCGCGCGGCATCGTCGTTGTAAGTAGCAAACGGGATCATCACGCACCGTCGGGGCATTGGTGTCCACTCAAGCCCTCCCCAACCACCGCGTGCAATCAGAGGCGGAGCCTCGGGTGATTTCCGTTCCCAGGCGGAGTCCGGGAACGAGGCATGATACCGCACGGTTTCGCTCAGGGAGGGATTCGTCGCTTGGAGTGCTGGCCGCATCATAGCACGACTTCTGCAATAATTGGTTTGCGAATTCGATACCTTGCTTCCCGCCCATCGAGCTTCCCTACCCCCTGAGTCCACCCCGCCATGCCTCGACTACGATTCGCTTTCCCCTTGATTGTCGCGGCCGCTTGGCTGGTTTGCGGTCCGACGTTTTCCGCGATCTGCCGTGCGGCCGAGCGTCCCAATGTCCTGTTCCTGATCTGCGACGACTTGAATTGTGACATCGGATGTTACGGACACGATCAGGTCAAAACACCCCACATCGACGCGTTGGCCGGCCGCGGTGTTCGCTTTGCAAACGCACATTGCCAATACCCGCTGTGCGGCCCCAGTCGAGCCTCGTTCATGACGGGCTGGTACCCGGATCAAACGCTGATCCAACGTAATGCCATCCATCTTCGCGAGCGGGCTCCGAACGTGACCACGTTGTCACAACACTTTCGCGACGCCGGCTACTTCGCTTCCCGAATCGGCAAGATCTATCATTACAACGTGCCGCTGCACATCGGAACCGGCGGCCACGACGATCCCTATTCGTGGAACCAGACGTTCAACCCACGCGGTCGCGACGTGATCGATCAAGACCAGGTGATTACGCTGCGCCCCGGACAATACGGCGGAACACTCAGCTGGTTGGCGGCCGAGGGAACCGACGCCGAGCAAACCGACGGCATTGCCGCCGCTGAAACCGTCAGGCAATTGAAGCAGTTTTCCCAGTCCGGCGAAAACTTCTTCTTGGCCGTCGGGCTCTATCGCCCTCACACGCCCTACGTCGCACCAAAGAAGTATTTTGACCTGTATCCGATCGATCGGATCAAGGTGCCGAGCGTGCCGAAGGGGTACCTGGACACGATTCCCGAACCCGCGGCAAAGTCGCTGACACGAAAGAAAGAACAGGTCGACTTGGATCCCGATCTGGCCAGACAAGCCATCCAGGCCTACTACGCATCGATCTCGTTTGCCGACGCGCAAGTTGGCATCATCCTGGACGCACTTCGCCAAACCGGGCTGGACGACAACACCATCGTGCTGTTCACATCCGACCACGGTTATCACATGGGCGAGCACGGTCACTATCAGAAAACGACGCTGTTCGAAAACGCAACACACGTGCCGCTGGTGATCGCCGGTCCGGGCGTCTCGGACGGCGGTGTCGCCGCGACGATGGCGGAAATGGTCGACTTTTACCCGACGCTGTCGCAGCTGGCCGGGTTGCCGATTCCGAAGTCGGTTTCCGGAATCAGCCTGGTGCCCGCATTGAAAGATCCTGCTGCAAGCGTGCGTGATTCCGCATTCACCCAGTTCGATCGAGGATACAGCATCCGGACGCCGGAGTTTCGCTACACCAGTTGGGGAACCGACGGCAGCGACGGCGTGGAGTTGTACGACGTGTCCAAGGACCCCGGGGAAATGCACAACCTGGCCGACGATCCGGCCTATGCATCGCAGCGTCGGCGGCTGGCCACCCGGTTGAGCGAACGGGTCGAAGCAGCAGAAGCAATCCCCGCGGGCAGCCGACGTGTTCGCGTGCAGTTTAATCGTCAGCTGCAGTCAACGAAGTGAGGCCGCATTGTCGCCGGCAAGCAGTCCATCAGCACTCAGGCAGACCGTGTGCCACTGCTCGCCGGATCATAGCTCGATTCCCGAGTCGTCAGCCATTCATCAAGATGGCCCGCCAGGCTTTCACCGACTTGTTGTTCGTCGCCGGTTACCACATGGGCTCCGGCGGAAACAAAATCGTCGGTGTGGAGTTCATAGCGGGAGCGGACGATCGTGTGAACGTAGGGGGCGTTGCGACGAACATGCTTTAATATGGTCATCGCCGACTGGTGGTGTGGTACGGTGATCACGATCGCCTTGCATTCATTCAGCCGCGCGTGCTCCAGCACGTCGCTCTGGGTGGCGTCCCCGATCTCGGCGTGAAAACCCAGCTGTTTTGCTTTGCGGACGCCGACTTGATTGAGTTCGATGATCGTCACGCGTAGCCCTTTGTCGATCAGCGGACGGGCGGCGATCTGGCCTGCCGGTCCGAAGCCGATGATGGCGACATCCGGTGGCGGCGAAAGCGGGTCGCTGTCGTCCGTCGCTTCCGTCTGTGTTCCCGACAGGCTTGCCACCCAGTTGCCCAGCCGCGGAGCCGCTGGCACGAGGAACGCGCTCAGGAAAAACGACACGATGGCCGCCGAGACGACCAACGCGTAGGTGTCCTCGCTGACCACGCCGCTGGTTCGACCGATGCTGCCGAGCACAAAGGCGAACTCGCCGACCTGGGCCAGGCACAACCCCGTCGCAACCGAAACCCGAGTGGTTTGTCCCAGCATGGCGAAGATCACCCAGATCACCAACAACTTTCCGACGATCAATGCGGCGACGACCATCCCCACGATGTGACCGTGTTTGACGATCCAGATCGGGTCGGCCACCATCCCCGCGGCGCCAAAGAACAAGGTCAGCAAGACGACTTGCAAGGGCGAGATGTCGGCACGGATCTGGGTCGCGAATGCCGAGCTGCCCAACAGCATTCCCGCCAAGAATGCGCCCATTGCCGGCGAGATCCCGACCGCGTGCGACGCCCACGCCGCGCCCAAGCCCGTGACGACGGCAAAGATCACCGTCAACTCGCGGTTGCGATGCAACGTCAATGTGCCCAACGTCAACACCGCGATTTTGGTCAACAACAGCAAGCCGAGGATCAGTCCGCCCGCCATCAACAGCAATCGGCCGACATTCCATAGCATCTCGCCGGCGCTGCCTTCGCCGCCCAGAATCGTCATCAGCAACGCCAGCGGCACGACCGCGATGTCTTGAGTCAGCAGGACACCCAAGCTGTTGCGACCATGGGGCATCTCCACTTCGCCGCGTTCGGCCAAAATTCGCAACACCACCGCCGTACTGCTGAGCGCGACCATCGCGCCGAACGCGACGGATTCCTTGACGCCCAACCCGAACAGACTGGCGCCGGCAAACGCCAGGGCGATCGTAAAGACGACTTGTGACGCACCACCGAGCAGCGGCTTGGCGCCCAGCTTTTTCAACCGCTGGACCGAAAACTCCAGCCCCAGGCTGAACAGCAGCAGCGCGACGCCCAACTCCGCAATCGCTTCGATCTCATGTTCCGATCCGACCGCGTGGACGCTGCCGGGCCCGCCCAGAATCATGCCGGCAAACAAGTAGCCGACGATCGGACTTTGGCCGAAACGCGAGAAAACGCCGCCGACCAACAAGGATGCCCCCAACAGCACCACAATGTCGCGAAGAATTGTCCAAAGTTCCATCAATCCGCCCATGATCGGACACGAGTCAATCGGCAAAATACCGCACCAGATCCAAATGTGGCGTCCGTGAAGATTTTTGTCAGCGCAGGCGGCCACGAGTTGCAATTTAGCGGCGGGTACCGAGACGTTGAACCGATCTACCGTGATCTCGAATCCCGCAGCCGGCCGCCGGGGCGTGCAGCTCCCTCTCACACGTGACGATACGTTCCACGGCGGCGCGAACCCGCCGATGTGATGTGGTCGGGGATCCGTCGACCCTCCCCTCGCTATGCTTGACCCTCCCAGAGGGCATTGGTGTCTACACAACTTACACTGGCTCCCTTCTCTCCCGGCATTGTGGGGGAGAAGGGCTGGGGATGAGGGGGCCATGTCCTGGATTTCGACCCGACTTGCGTAGACACCAATGTACAGAGAGAGTGTTAGAAAACCCGTTACGAACAAAGACTTACAAACCGCACGACTTCTGCCGGGGAGGGGGAATTCTTAACGAGGCGCACATGCCTTCAAGCACCCATCATTCTGCCCCGTATCATTCTGCCTTCCATCGTCTTGCCCCCATCGTTTTGCCCCAACTCCCCGGAAGCGATCCCCATCGCGCACCCTTCACTGCATCTGACAGCGGCGTGCTTTCCAATAGGCGGCCAAGTGATAGACGATGCCGCAGCTCGAACAGCGTCGGTAATCGATTCGTGATGCGATGTCGTTCAGTTGCATCATTTGACGCTCGTCGATCACGGCCCCATCAACCATCATCGGGATCAACGCGGATTCGCCGGCCTCACGAATCACGTGCCAGATCTCGCGATACGGTCCCCACTGCGGGTTCATGTATCCGGCCTGATTGATCCAGTCCTGGACCTTTCGCCAATCGGGACCCAGCATTTGCAATTGCTCGTCGCTTTTTCCCGCGATGGCTTTCATGACGTGTTCCAGCCGAGGTGCTGCGAGCGAACTGACGTGTTGCATGGTTTGCAACAGTTTGCCTTTCAGCTCTTCGTCGGGCTCCAATTCATACAGCACTTCTAGCGAACACTGCATCTGCAACAGTGCATAGGCGGGGCTGTGTTCGGAAGGCGACGCCGATTGTTCGACGGCCGGGGCGGTGTATTGACGCCACAGTTGTCGATAACGCTGGCGGCCGGTCGCTTCCCAGGCCGCGGCATAGATCATCGGCAGTCGCGCCGCTTCGTGTGCTTGGACGTTCCACATCCGGCAGATGCCCAGCGGGCAACGCGTGCCATCGGCGCGACAAAAGTCGTAGTTGTTTTCCGGCGTCACG containing:
- a CDS encoding cation:proton antiporter, with protein sequence MELWTILRDIVVLLGASLLVGGVFSRFGQSPIVGYLFAGMILGGPGSVHAVGSEHEIEAIAELGVALLLFSLGLEFSVQRLKKLGAKPLLGGASQVVFTIALAFAGASLFGLGVKESVAFGAMVALSSTAVVLRILAERGEVEMPHGRNSLGVLLTQDIAVVPLALLMTILGGEGSAGEMLWNVGRLLLMAGGLILGLLLLTKIAVLTLGTLTLHRNRELTVIFAVVTGLGAAWASHAVGISPAMGAFLAGMLLGSSAFATQIRADISPLQVVLLTLFFGAAGMVADPIWIVKHGHIVGMVVAALIVGKLLVIWVIFAMLGQTTRVSVATGLCLAQVGEFAFVLGSIGRTSGVVSEDTYALVVSAAIVSFFLSAFLVPAAPRLGNWVASLSGTQTEATDDSDPLSPPPDVAIIGFGPAGQIAARPLIDKGLRVTIIELNQVGVRKAKQLGFHAEIGDATQSDVLEHARLNECKAIVITVPHHQSAMTILKHVRRNAPYVHTIVRSRYELHTDDFVSAGAHVVTGDEQQVGESLAGHLDEWLTTRESSYDPASSGTRSA